CCAGTCAAAAAGATAACAGCTCTAGCAGCGTAGCAAAGTCGAGTAGCTCTGAAGAATCAAAGCCGTTTACTGTAGAATATTCGCTTTCGCCGGATTCGTTGACGGCAGCGCAGTCGGTAAAGGTTATCGTTAAGGTTTCGAATGACGAAAATTTGGACCTGCGTTATTACCTGAGCAAAGAAAAACCGGTGGTTTCAATCGGCGGCGGGAATGTCGATTGGACGGGCTCAATTAAAGACGGCAAAATTGCGAAGGAAGCCGACGGCACTTACAGCTTCGAAGTTTCCGAAGAAAACCAGATTGCGACGATTTACTGGGACAATTCGATTCGCGAAAAGGTTGAGACGATTGCGATTCCGCATGTGGATGTGACAGGCCCGGAAGCGCCGAGCCTGAAAATCGATTACGACATCGGAAACTTGACCGCAAACGTGACTGTTGTCGCCAAGGCGGACTTGGGCGGCCGCGTGAAAGCGGGACTTCAAAAGATCGAAGTAACCGTTGAAAAAATGGAAAGCGAAACGGTGACAAAAATTGAACAAACGAAGATTTTTAAGAATGTCGCCGAAGGCCAAGAATACAGCTTTACTACGAAAGCGCTGACTGGGAATGAAAATTACATTATCCGCGCGGTCGCCTACGACAAGGTCGAAAACAAGGGCAAGATTGCTTCGGAAGAAGTGAAAGCGTTATCGCAGAAATTAGGACAAAATATTACTGTCGGAAATGCCACGTACACGAAAACTGCGCTTGTGGCTGTAACAACGAAAAACGTGACGGTAACAGGTTCGGGCAGCGCTGGCGCCTTTGTCTCGGGCAGAAATGTGACTCTCAAGCCATATGCGATTGGAAAATACGAAGTAACGCAGGAACTTTACCAGGCGGTGATGGGCACGAACCCGAGTTACTTTACTTCAAGCCCTGCCAGCGGCGAAGTGCAAAAGTTGCGCCCGGTAGAAATGGTCAACTGGTTTGAAGCAATTGCGTTTACCAACGAACTGACGAAGAAAATGTTTGGTGCAAAATATTGTGTTTACTATTCCGATGCGAATTTCACGACAGTTTATACGAAGTCGGATGCTGCCAACAGCAAAACGCCGTACTTTGACACAACCAAGAAGGGCTACCGCCTGCCGACGGAAGCCGAATGGGAATTTGCCGCCCGTGGCGGAAACCAGTCCGCCAGCGCCTGGAGCTACACCTATTCGGGGTCGAACACGATTGGAAATGTTGCATGGTATACCGATAACTCCAGCAGCAAGACTCATGAAGTGGGCAAGAAGTCGCC
This genomic stretch from Hallerella porci harbors:
- a CDS encoding formylglycine-generating enzyme family protein, which encodes MRAAAESEESSSSDENLSSSENDKNSSSSEKVKSSSSEKAGSSSSYKTASSSSGKASSSSAKDKSSDSKSSSSQKDNSSSSVAKSSSSEESKPFTVEYSLSPDSLTAAQSVKVIVKVSNDENLDLRYYLSKEKPVVSIGGGNVDWTGSIKDGKIAKEADGTYSFEVSEENQIATIYWDNSIREKVETIAIPHVDVTGPEAPSLKIDYDIGNLTANVTVVAKADLGGRVKAGLQKIEVTVEKMESETVTKIEQTKIFKNVAEGQEYSFTTKALTGNENYIIRAVAYDKVENKGKIASEEVKALSQKLGQNITVGNATYTKTALVAVTTKNVTVTGSGSAGAFVSGRNVTLKPYAIGKYEVTQELYQAVMGTNPSYFTSSPASGEVQKLRPVEMVNWFEAIAFTNELTKKMFGAKYCVYYSDANFTTVYTKSDAANSKTPYFDTTKKGYRLPTEAEWEFAARGGNQSASAWSYTYSGSNTIGNVAWYTDNSSSKTHEVGKKSPNTLGLYDMSGNVWEWNWDWYGSSVSGSTLVTGPISGSYRVRRGGSWHGSLASYATVSDRDCYNTPSNRDYIDGFRLAYSL